The following are encoded in a window of Castanea sativa cultivar Marrone di Chiusa Pesio chromosome 9, ASM4071231v1 genomic DNA:
- the LOC142611251 gene encoding protein ENDOPLASMIC RETICULUM-ARRESTED PEN3 produces MGDENSNSAPGPHPNDRIKLNVGGKLFETTLSTIQSGGSDSLLAALSNRTTQDPNPSPVFIDRDPEIFSVLLSLLRSNRLPSTSRRFSKQELADEALYYGIESHLKSAMSPPPFAGIDASIVSTIRPASEGLPSAFTAAAGDGSIWIAHGGQISSYDWNLYHTATIRTHLEDITSICRVWPEIAVVGSESAAGLHFYNFSSGRHVGTTQWTDPTDTRIYKARVTAIAGSPSSIFASFDCPHKENCVLVIDKSTLQISSELCRQSGNSAKHVVPEKLTWIPEKNLLVGTAVTSGAFGYSGYIRLWDPRSGNVVWETSEPGSGRSSRYGDSFADVAVDTDEATLYKICSKSGDLGMADVRKLGDDPWVYLKDRNPSMRNTTSGGGGGGGEGNNSVIHCYRKQVFVGRGGGLEVWSRVEGRDDESEEGFLHRRNFVDKVEDCERGIIMRIEGGGDRLFVSRENVEGIEVWESSHSSATVSVL; encoded by the coding sequence ATGGGCGACGAAAATTCCAATTCTGCCCCTGGGCCCCACCCCAACGACCGTATCAAGCTCAACGTTGGTGGCAAGCTCTTCGAAACCACACTCTCAACCATACAGTCCGGTGGCTCCGATTCACTCTTGGCCGCCTTATCGAACCGGACCACCCAAGACCCGAACCCGAGCCCGGTTTTCATAGACCGAGACCCGGAGATATTCTCAgtccttctctctctcctccgATCCAATCGCCTCCCCTCCACGTCTCGCCGATTCTCCAAACAAGAGCTCGCCGATGAAGCTCTCTACTACGGCATCGAATCGCATCTCAAGTCGGCGATGTCTCCTCCTCCTTTCGCCGGAATCGACGCCTCCATCGTCTCCACCATCCGTCCTGCCTCCGAAGGACTTCCCTCGGCTTTCACAGCCGCCGCCGGCGACGGATCTATCTGGATCGCTCATGGCGGTCAGATCTCGAGCTACGATTGGAATCTCTATCACACCGCGACGATTCGGACTCACTTGGAGGATATCACCTCGATCTGCAGAGTTTGGCCGGAGATCGCAGTCGTAGGATCAGAATCCGCCGCCGGACTCCACTTCTACAATTTCTCCAGCGGCCGCCACGTCGGCACCACGCAGTGGACCGACCCGACCGACACGCGCATCTACAAAGCGCGAGTCACAGCAATCGCCGGCTCGCCGAGTTCGATCTTCGCCTCTTTCGACTGCCCGCACAAAGAGAACTGCGTGCTCGTGATCGACAAATCGACGCTCCAGATCTCGTCGGAGCTCTGCCGCCAGTCCGGCAACTCCGCAAAGCACGTCGTCCCCGAAAAGCTGACGTGGATCCCGGAGAAAAACCTTCTAGTCGGAACCGCCGTCACGAGCGGCGCTTTCGGTTACTCAGGGTATATCAGACTGTGGGACCCGAGGTCGGGAAATGTGGTTTGGGAAACGAGCGAACCGGGTTCGGGTCGGAGCAGTAGGTACGGAGACTCGTTCGCTGACGTGGCGGTTGACACGGACGAGGCAACTCTGTACAAAATATGTTCGAAATCGGGAGATTTGGGAATGGCAGATGTTCGTAAATTAGGGGATGATCCGTGGGTATATTTGAAAGATAGGAACCCAAGTATGAGAAACACAACaagtggaggaggaggaggaggaggtgagGGCAATAATAGCGTAATTCACTGTTATAGGAAGCAAGTGTTTGTGGGAAGAGGTGGGGGTTTAGAGGTTTGGTCAAGAGTGGAAGGAAGAGACGATGAGAGTGAAGAGGGTTTTTTACATAGGAGGAATTTTGTGGACAAAGTTGAGGATTGTGAGAGAGGGATTATTATGAGAATTGAAGGTGGTGGGGATAGGTTGTTTGTTAGTAGGGAAAATGTCGAGGGTATTGAGGTTTGGGAAAGTTCTCATTCTTCTGCTACTGTTTCAGTTTTGTGA
- the LOC142611393 gene encoding protein NRT1/ PTR FAMILY 5.5-like yields MASFVRITVLVWADILTAYALFVMMPYLTTVWNLNITRAAAIVNVFSGVATIMPIGMAFLVDAFMGDFWMLLLSSLAYSFGVSCLAMSTPPVLSNAVGNCGEYKPHCIGDAQKVLFYTALALIAIGISGHITSLESFLNQQREDNSKELRPSQAAGGFGVILLPIVGCIALPYIKPWSVRFGIPAICTVVATFLFTTGSCLRVYSHSEPQGSPLTFLCRVFVASASKMCRHLPSNDNQVPHSRGLRCLDKAAIEVQTQNQDQFEQSRWKLCTREEVEDTKMVIRMIPMWMTFIMCGVVISIGNTYFLEQATDMNRKVGKLKVPLPILKFFYDLVKDHFKSLYVKVTKKVLPGKYLPPYGIIVAMLLSILCCITAAKVETRRLDMIRSHGLHDKPNDSKEIIPMSMFWLLPQFLLLGAVDGMSNFSIDQFFTNQAPASMSRYLKLFSHGVIGAGTVGSVLSVYVVGKVSERGGRPSWFQGTLNKSRLDNYYWTLTVLSSINLILYILVAMQYTYKQPPNEDGSKATKNEGFTQP; encoded by the exons ATGGCATCCTTTGTCAGAATAACAG TTCTGGTATGGGCTGACATACTAACAGCTTATGCCTTGTTTGTGATGATGCCATACTTGACAACTGTCTGGAATCTTAACATTACCCGTGCTGCTGCAATTGTGAATGTGTTTTCTGGTGTTGCGACCATAATGCCTATAGGCATGGCCTTCCTTGTCGATGCTTTCATGGGTGACTTTTGGATGCTCTTGCTCTCCAGTCTTGCTTATAGTTTT GGGGTGAGCTGCTTGGCAATGTCAACACCACCTGTCCTTTCTAATGCTGTGGGCAACTGTGGGGAATACAAGCCACATTGCATTGGTGATGCCCAAAAGGTTCTCTTCTATACAGCGTTAGCACTCATAGCTATTGGGATATCCGGTCATATCACATCCTTAGAGTCTTTCCTGAATCAACAACGAGAAGATAATTCAAAAGAGCTTAGGCCATCGCAAGCGGCAGGCGGCTTTGGTGTGAttcttcttccaattgttgGATGTATTGCACTTCCATATATAAAGCCATGGTCTGTCCGGTTTGGAATACCAGCAATATGTACTGTAGTGGCAACTTTTCTATTCACAACTGGCTCCTGTTTAAGGGTATACAGTCATTCTGAACCTCAGGGCAGTCCTCTTACATTTCTATGTAGAGTCTTTGTAGCCTCTGCTTCCAAGATGTGTCGTCATCTCCCATCAAATGATAATCAGGTGCCTCACAGCCGGGGTctcag gTGCCTTGACAAGGCTGCCATTGAAgtccaaacccaaaatcaagaCCAGTTTGAACAAAGTAGATGGAAACTTTGCACCAGAGAAGAGGTGGAGGATACTAAAATGGTTATACGCATGATACCCATGTGGATGACCTTCATTATGTGTGGGGTTGTGATTTCCATAGGAAACACTTATTTTTTAGAGCAAGCAACTGACATGAATCGAAAGGTTGGAAAATTGAAGGTCCCTCTTcctatattaaaatttttctatgaCCTTGTAAAGGACCATTTCAAAAGTCTGTATGTCAAAGTAACTAAAAAAGTACTTCCAGGAAAATATTTACCCCCCTATGGAATCATAGTAGCAATGCTGCTTTCTATACTTTGCTGTATCACAGCTGCAAAAGTGGAAACCAGGAGGCTTGACATGATTAGAAGCCATGGGTTACATGACAAACCTAATGACAGTAAGGAGATAATCCCAATGAGCATGTTCTGGCTTCTTCCACAGTTTCTCCTTCTTGGTGCTGTTGATGGAATGTCTAACTTCAGCATTGATCAATTCTTCACTAATCAAGCTCCTGCCTCAATGAGTCGCTACTTGAAACTTTTCAGCCACGGTGTAATTGGAGCAGGAACTGTGGGTAGTGTCCTCTCAGTTTATGTTGTGGGTAAGGTCAGTGAAAGGGGAGGAAGACCAAGTTGGTTTCAGGGCACACTGAATAAAAGTCGATTGGATAACTACTATTGGACACTGACCGTGTTGAGTTCTATAAATCTTATTTTGTACATCTTGGTGGCAATGCAGTACACCTATAAACAACCACCAAATGAAGACGGCAGTAAAGCAACAAAGAATGAAGGATTTACCCAGCCTTAG